ACAGCTCATTGTCTCAGTCGGCAGCACGCGCCGGCCTTTCCCATAGCCTGACCATGGACATGGCCAGCGTATTTGGCTACGACATCGACTTCGCCCAGGACATTCGCCAGGGTGACGAATTCGACATCATCTATGAGCAGAAAGTGGTCAATGGCAAGAGCGTCGGCAACGGCCCGATTCTCTCCGCGCGCTTCACCAACCGCGGCAAAACGTACACCGCGGTGCGCTACACCAACAAACAAGGCAACAGCAGCTACTACACCGCCGACGGCAACAGCATGCGCAAGGCATTCATCCGTACACCGGTTGATTTCGCCCGTATCAGCTCGAAGTTCTCCGCCGGCCGCAAGCATCCGATCCTGAACAAGATCCGCGCCCATAAAGGTGTCGACTATGCAGCGCCGCGTGGCACGCCAATCAAGGCTGCCGGCGACGGCAAGGTATTGCTGGCCGGACGTCGCGGAGGTTATGGCAACACCGTGATCATCCAGCACGGCAATACCTACCGCACGCTGTATGGCCACATGCAGGGCTTCGCCAAAGGCGTGAAGACGGGGGGTACCGTCAAGCAAGGCCAGGTGATCGGATACATTGGCACTACCGGCCTGTCCACCGGCCCGCACTTGCACTATGAATTCCAGGTCAACGGCGTCCACGTCGATCCACTTGGCCAGAAACTGCCGATGGCCGATCCGATCGCCAAGGCCGAACGCGCACGCTTCCTGGCTCAAAGCCAACCTTTGATGGCTCGCATGGATCAAGAGAAAGCCACCATGCTGGCTTCGAGCAAGCGCTAAACATGGCGCTCTATATCGGTGTGATGTCCGGGACCAGCCTGGATGGCTTGGATATCGCACTGATCGAACTGACCCCGGCGATCAAATTGATCGCCACGCACTACATTCCGATGCCCACCGCCCTGCGCACCGAATTGCTCGGATTGTGCAGCAGCGGGCCCGATGAGATCGCCCGCTCCGCCATCGCCCAGCAAAGTTGGGTAACGCTGGCCGCACAGGGTATCCATGCCCTGCTCGACGAAAAGAAACTCAAGCCTGAGGATGTCAGGGCGATTGGCAGCCACGGCCAGACCATCCGGCATGAACCGGCCCGTGGATTCACCGTACAGATTGGCAATCCGGCCCTGTTGAGCGAGTTGACTGGCATCACCGTGGTCAGCGATTTCCGCAGCCGTGATGTCGCCGCCGGAGGACAAGGCGCCCCGCTGGTTCCGGCATTTCACGAAGCACTGTTCGAAGAACGAGTCGGCAATCGCGCGGTGCTGAATGTCGGCGGTTTCAGCAATCTCAGCCTGATAGAGCCCGCGAAACCAGTAGCCGGTTTCGACTGCGGCCCAGGCAACGTATTGCTTGATGCCTGGATACACCAACAACGAGGCGACCATTTCGATCGGGACGGTCAATGGGCTGCCAGCGGGAAAGTCGAGCCAGTCTTGCTCAAGGCTTTGCTCAGCGATCCCTTCTTCGTCACCAAGGGTCCGAAAAGCACCGGGCGTGAAGTATTCAACCTGCCTTGGCTGATACAGCATTTGTCGCAGTTGCCAGCCTTCGCGCCGGAAGACGTGCAGGCCACGTTGCTCGAACTGACAGCCCTGACCATCGTCGAATCACTCCAACATGCCCAGCCCAATACTCAGGAGTTGCTGGTCTGTGGTGGCGGCGCGCACAACCAGACGCTCATGCAGCGCCTGGCTGACTTGCTGCCAAATGCCAAAGTCAGCAGTACGGCGGTGTACGGCGTAGACCCGGATTGGGTTGAAGCCATGGCTTTCGCCTGGCTTGCCCATTGTTGCCTTGAAGGCATTCCAGGCAACCGCCCGAGTGTCACCGGCGCACGTGGGCTGCGCATGCTCGGCGCCATCTACCCGGCCTGAATCCAATAATTGCGGACAAAAAAAAGCCGCAGGGCCTTAAGGCACTGCGGCTTTTTTATTGAGCACTCAGATCGAGAACGAAGAACCGCACCCACAGGTCGTGGTCGCGTTTGGGTTCTTGATCACGAACCGCGAGCCTTCCAGGCCTTCCTGATAATCCACCTCGGCACCTGCCAGGTACTGGAAGCTCATCGGATCGACCACCAGGCTGACCCCTTCGCGCTCGACGATGGTGTCATCTTCGGCCACTTCTTCATCAAAAGTGAAACCGTACTGAAAACCGGAACAACCGCCGCCCGTTACAAATACGCGCAGCTTCAAACGATCATTGCCCTCTTCATCGACCAGGCTCTTCACCTTGTGCGCGGCACCGTGGGTGAATTGCAAAGCCGTGGGGGTGAAGGTTTCGACGCTCATGCTGAATATCTCCCGGCGCTTACGCCGCCATAATGCGTGATGGCGGGCATTATCCGCTTCTCCTAGA
The sequence above is drawn from the Pseudomonas sp. St316 genome and encodes:
- a CDS encoding peptidoglycan DD-metalloendopeptidase family protein; this encodes MTTEPSKAPPLYPKTHLLAASGIAALLSLALLVFPSSDVEAKKTTLSLELESPAEQLTQEQDAAEAVQATNEPAASPFAQIENSPQDTIEAAAQAPVPVAEEKKGPDHREVIVAKGDTLSTLFEKVGLPSASVHEILASDKQAKQFTQLQRGQKLEFELDPAGQLTNLHTKLSDLESITLTKNDKGYVFNRVTAKPTVRSAYVHGVINSSLSQSAARAGLSHSLTMDMASVFGYDIDFAQDIRQGDEFDIIYEQKVVNGKSVGNGPILSARFTNRGKTYTAVRYTNKQGNSSYYTADGNSMRKAFIRTPVDFARISSKFSAGRKHPILNKIRAHKGVDYAAPRGTPIKAAGDGKVLLAGRRGGYGNTVIIQHGNTYRTLYGHMQGFAKGVKTGGTVKQGQVIGYIGTTGLSTGPHLHYEFQVNGVHVDPLGQKLPMADPIAKAERARFLAQSQPLMARMDQEKATMLASSKR
- a CDS encoding anhydro-N-acetylmuramic acid kinase, translated to MALYIGVMSGTSLDGLDIALIELTPAIKLIATHYIPMPTALRTELLGLCSSGPDEIARSAIAQQSWVTLAAQGIHALLDEKKLKPEDVRAIGSHGQTIRHEPARGFTVQIGNPALLSELTGITVVSDFRSRDVAAGGQGAPLVPAFHEALFEERVGNRAVLNVGGFSNLSLIEPAKPVAGFDCGPGNVLLDAWIHQQRGDHFDRDGQWAASGKVEPVLLKALLSDPFFVTKGPKSTGREVFNLPWLIQHLSQLPAFAPEDVQATLLELTALTIVESLQHAQPNTQELLVCGGGAHNQTLMQRLADLLPNAKVSSTAVYGVDPDWVEAMAFAWLAHCCLEGIPGNRPSVTGARGLRMLGAIYPA
- the erpA gene encoding iron-sulfur cluster insertion protein ErpA gives rise to the protein MSVETFTPTALQFTHGAAHKVKSLVDEEGNDRLKLRVFVTGGGCSGFQYGFTFDEEVAEDDTIVEREGVSLVVDPMSFQYLAGAEVDYQEGLEGSRFVIKNPNATTTCGCGSSFSI